From one Leptospira stimsonii genomic stretch:
- a CDS encoding M23 family metallopeptidase — protein MDIKATSALIYYRLRYKYQEYKLKLDLKLSELNRKGKERLTVMVIPHSEQKTINFHISYRAISIFIGTIFILLIISSINVLSHSGSVHQLTELNLSNKDFIRQSAKMKEEINSLHEYVEYYYGRLARLYVRLGGDPAKVSKGIGGAEQLSTQPPSIIEPKSSNPQTNDLPEGAAVFRLKEDVHNLKISNELTQDIISILKKRKNILKQTPSIWPVKGYVLYPYGPYFNPISGRKEYNSGVDIGSFAGSEVMATAPGTVYEIGYTRNTGYFVKVAHKYGWKTIYSNMDRLKVRQGQQVSKTEVIGFVGKTESSPNYMLHYEIHVGTRAINPFAFLNQIQD, from the coding sequence GTGGATATCAAAGCAACTTCCGCACTTATCTATTATAGACTCCGTTATAAGTATCAGGAGTATAAACTTAAACTTGATCTTAAACTTTCCGAGCTCAATCGAAAAGGAAAAGAAAGACTTACAGTGATGGTAATTCCGCACTCGGAACAAAAAACCATCAACTTTCATATTTCTTACAGAGCGATTTCCATTTTTATTGGAACGATCTTTATTCTTTTGATCATAAGCTCCATCAACGTATTGAGCCACAGCGGTTCCGTCCATCAACTCACGGAACTCAACCTGTCCAACAAAGACTTCATCAGACAATCAGCGAAGATGAAAGAAGAGATCAACTCTCTTCACGAATATGTAGAATACTATTATGGAAGATTGGCGAGACTTTATGTAAGACTCGGTGGAGATCCCGCTAAGGTTTCGAAAGGAATTGGAGGTGCGGAACAACTCTCTACGCAACCACCGTCCATTATAGAACCGAAATCATCAAATCCTCAGACAAACGATTTACCGGAAGGCGCCGCGGTCTTTCGTTTAAAAGAAGACGTTCACAACTTAAAGATCAGCAACGAATTGACCCAAGACATCATTTCGATTCTTAAAAAAAGAAAGAATATTCTAAAACAAACTCCGTCGATTTGGCCTGTTAAAGGGTACGTTCTTTACCCATACGGCCCTTACTTCAATCCGATTTCGGGAAGAAAAGAATACAATAGCGGAGTCGATATCGGTTCCTTCGCAGGTTCAGAAGTAATGGCGACCGCACCGGGAACCGTTTACGAGATCGGTTATACAAGAAACACCGGCTACTTTGTAAAAGTCGCACACAAGTATGGATGGAAAACGATCTATTCGAATATGGATCGTTTGAAAGTGAGACAAGGCCAACAGGTTTCAAAAACGGAAGTGATCGGATTTGTTGGAAAAACAGAATCCTCTCCCAATTATATGCTCCACTATGAAATTCACGTTGGAACAAGAGCAATCAACCCGTTTGCTTTCCTCAACCAAATTCAGGACTGA
- a CDS encoding TatD family hydrolase produces the protein MVSIADTHCHLDIIQSQGLEIADCLKNASESGVKKIVQIGIDLESSIRARSIANEYSSDSLEIRYSIGCHPTETHEFPNKDEILKLIYENLDDSKLSAIGEIGLDYYHTADSKKQQEEILEAFLECSAKTKLPVVIHSRDAKEDTISILKNFRDRAFGVIHCFTYDYPTAKALVDIGYYISFSGIVAFKNATDIQEAAQKLPLESILIETDAPFLAPPPFRGKRNEPSYMKFVLDKMFSLRQEPNSEVENRLFENSIKFMNRKAYHHNA, from the coding sequence ATGGTTTCTATAGCCGACACACATTGCCATCTCGATATTATACAATCCCAAGGTCTCGAAATCGCGGACTGCTTAAAAAATGCGTCGGAATCCGGTGTTAAAAAGATCGTCCAAATCGGAATAGACCTTGAGAGTTCAATTCGCGCCCGTTCTATAGCGAACGAATATTCAAGTGATTCGTTAGAGATCCGTTATTCGATCGGATGCCACCCGACGGAAACTCATGAATTTCCTAATAAGGATGAAATTCTAAAACTTATTTATGAGAATTTAGACGATTCGAAACTTTCCGCCATCGGTGAAATTGGTCTCGATTATTATCACACGGCCGATTCAAAAAAGCAACAGGAAGAAATTCTGGAAGCTTTTTTGGAATGCTCCGCAAAGACAAAACTTCCGGTCGTAATCCATTCAAGGGACGCGAAGGAAGATACAATTTCGATTCTTAAGAATTTCCGTGATCGTGCTTTTGGCGTGATTCATTGTTTTACTTATGACTATCCAACAGCAAAAGCGTTAGTCGACATCGGTTATTATATTTCTTTTTCAGGAATCGTCGCGTTTAAGAATGCAACTGACATACAAGAGGCGGCCCAAAAACTTCCTCTCGAATCGATATTGATCGAAACTGACGCTCCTTTTTTAGCACCTCCTCCCTTTCGAGGAAAAAGAAACGAACCCTCATACATGAAGTTCGTTTTGGATAAGATGTTTTCTCTTAGACAAGAACCCAATTCCGAAGTTGAGAATCGACTCTTCGAAAATAGTATAAAATTTATGAATCGTAAGGCGTACCACCACAATGCTTGA
- the serS gene encoding serine--tRNA ligase: MLDLRYITENTEDLKKVLELRGFKDIGVIDQLTSIIHRKRELQREADILREERNRVSKEVGKIKQSGGDISEISAAVKLVGEKIKDIEIKFEIEETALNDLNLSLPNILDPKVPAGKSEHDNVVQYEIGTIPKFSFPPKPHFEIGEALKWINFEKGVKLSGARSYTYWKEGAKLERALMNFMLNVHTEEHGYTEVWVPAMVNDESMLATGQYPKFKEEFYRIEKDELNLIPTAEVPLTNLYRDEIIPEEQLPISVTAHTSCFRREAGSYGKDTRGLVRVHQFQKVELVKFCKPEDSEEQHKQMLAHAENILKKLELPYRVIILCSGDISANSSITYDIEVWMPGLNRYMEISSVSNFRDFQARRGKIRYKSKEGKNQLVHTINGSGLALGRTYAAILENFQNEDGTVRIPEVLKRYL, encoded by the coding sequence ATGCTTGATTTGCGTTATATCACAGAGAATACGGAAGACCTCAAAAAAGTTTTAGAATTAAGAGGATTCAAAGACATCGGCGTCATAGATCAGCTGACTTCGATCATTCATCGGAAACGAGAACTCCAAAGAGAAGCGGATATTCTAAGAGAAGAAAGAAACAGAGTCAGCAAAGAAGTCGGTAAGATCAAACAATCCGGCGGAGATATTTCCGAAATTTCAGCGGCGGTAAAATTAGTCGGAGAGAAAATAAAAGACATCGAAATCAAATTTGAGATAGAAGAGACCGCACTCAACGATCTTAATTTAAGTCTTCCTAATATATTAGATCCGAAAGTGCCGGCAGGAAAGTCGGAGCACGACAATGTCGTTCAATATGAAATAGGAACAATCCCGAAATTTTCCTTTCCACCCAAACCGCATTTTGAAATCGGCGAAGCGCTGAAATGGATCAACTTTGAGAAAGGTGTGAAACTTTCCGGCGCTAGGTCATATACGTATTGGAAAGAAGGCGCGAAGTTAGAAAGGGCTTTGATGAATTTTATGCTCAACGTTCACACGGAAGAACACGGATATACGGAAGTCTGGGTTCCGGCAATGGTGAACGACGAATCGATGCTTGCGACCGGGCAGTATCCGAAATTTAAAGAAGAATTCTATAGAATCGAAAAAGATGAACTGAATCTGATACCAACGGCGGAAGTGCCATTGACCAATCTCTATAGAGACGAAATCATTCCAGAGGAGCAACTCCCGATTTCCGTTACGGCTCACACTTCTTGCTTTCGAAGAGAGGCGGGTTCCTATGGAAAGGATACGCGTGGATTAGTTCGTGTGCATCAATTTCAGAAAGTGGAGCTCGTAAAATTCTGCAAACCGGAAGATTCCGAAGAACAGCATAAACAGATGTTAGCTCATGCTGAAAATATTCTCAAAAAATTAGAATTGCCTTACAGAGTTATTATTCTATGTAGCGGGGATATTTCTGCCAATTCCTCCATAACGTATGATATCGAAGTCTGGATGCCCGGTCTAAATCGGTATATGGAAATCTCTTCGGTCTCGAACTTCAGAGACTTCCAAGCACGTCGCGGAAAAATTCGCTACAAGTCGAAGGAAGGAAAAAATCAACTCGTTCATACGATCAACGGATCCGGCTTAGCGCTCGGCAGGACCTACGCGGCGATCTTGGAAAACTTTCAAAATGAAGACGGAACCGTCCGAATTCCCGAAGTATTAAAACGATATCTTTGA
- a CDS encoding OmpA family protein → MMLSFLRKNRFVLTFLILLNFQSVILVLSSQELSRSEKVAKQKTEKLKGGINTKLNEFGISLTDDGNILYFYSKRENSNYTDLYRSSRDGENWNQGEEISVLNSNYDDQSPFIMNKEEGILFSSNRDGAIEFQLSNGKIGVSRDLFFSKRSGPSWIRPVPLPGAVNTEEIEENPFLFNNKLYFTRYPFGQVADADIFVSLYKNKIWEKASSLPEPINSPYSEIAATISKDGRTIYFSSNRPGGFGGYDLYKSTFLPDGYFSDPINLGPEINTAGDEAFYLETSDIGSFYFCRRTGKDYDIFSNQKNPFQELENGKSLSLDNILFALGSYEILENSFPILETLNKYLYENPKARIKITGHTDLNGEPQDNLILSRNRANSVKDYLVKNGTDPARIVTDGKGSSEPIIPQKNPETDFKNRRTEFQILNP, encoded by the coding sequence ATGATGTTATCTTTTTTAAGAAAGAATCGTTTCGTTTTGACGTTCTTAATTCTACTCAATTTTCAATCTGTCATTCTTGTTCTTTCTTCTCAGGAATTGAGTCGCTCCGAAAAAGTCGCAAAACAAAAAACGGAAAAATTAAAAGGCGGGATCAATACGAAACTCAATGAGTTTGGAATCAGCCTGACTGACGACGGGAATATTCTTTATTTTTACTCTAAAAGAGAGAATTCGAATTATACGGATCTTTACCGCTCTTCTCGCGATGGAGAAAACTGGAATCAGGGGGAAGAAATCTCGGTCTTGAATTCTAACTACGACGATCAAAGTCCCTTCATAATGAATAAGGAAGAAGGAATTTTGTTCTCCTCGAATCGAGATGGCGCGATCGAGTTTCAACTTTCCAATGGAAAAATCGGTGTTTCCCGAGATTTGTTTTTTTCAAAAAGAAGCGGGCCTTCTTGGATAAGACCAGTACCGCTTCCCGGAGCCGTCAACACCGAGGAAATCGAGGAGAATCCGTTTCTGTTTAACAACAAACTCTACTTTACCCGATATCCCTTCGGACAAGTAGCAGATGCGGACATTTTTGTTTCCCTCTATAAAAATAAAATTTGGGAAAAGGCATCGAGTCTTCCCGAACCGATTAACAGTCCGTATTCGGAGATCGCCGCAACGATCAGCAAGGATGGGAGAACCATTTATTTTTCTTCCAATCGCCCCGGTGGATTCGGAGGCTACGATCTTTACAAATCGACGTTTCTACCCGATGGATATTTTTCCGATCCGATCAATCTAGGACCTGAAATCAACACCGCCGGAGATGAAGCTTTCTATTTGGAAACGAGCGATATTGGATCCTTTTATTTTTGCAGAAGAACCGGAAAAGATTACGATATCTTTTCGAACCAAAAGAATCCATTTCAAGAGTTAGAAAACGGAAAATCCCTCTCTCTTGATAACATTCTTTTCGCCTTGGGTTCGTATGAAATTCTTGAGAACTCGTTTCCGATTTTAGAAACTTTAAACAAGTATTTGTACGAAAATCCGAAGGCGAGAATTAAAATAACCGGACATACGGATTTGAATGGAGAGCCGCAGGACAATTTAATACTAAGCCGGAATCGAGCCAATTCGGTAAAAGATTATCTAGTGAAGAATGGAACTGATCCTGCTAGGATTGTCACTGACGGAAAAGGGAGTTCGGAACCGATTATCCCTCAGAAAAATCCGGAAACAGATTTTAAGAATCGAAGAACCGAGTTTCAAATTCTTAACCCTTAG
- a CDS encoding substrate-binding periplasmic protein, with protein MAEKRILCFVFLSFFSISVFSQSENSGSRLEKILSKKEIVVGVNKQYEPFYIENPKDGYPGVDAELAKLYADYLGVSLKLVPLKTFRQFSEDIRSGKIDLALAGMSTDLNRGKQVTFSDPYLVTTPAGLVSKKILPPEPEGNIVTSRRFMSLGDLSTLSGLVSFSVRSNTTNHIYLQKKYAKLPIYSYLSDSIAIDNLLSNNVTCFVADSFFILTLLQKNPSLKANYLPLLGTVQEEYISAALPQNDLIFVDNLNFFIKELKRTGVLEELRSRYFNQNNWVK; from the coding sequence ATGGCTGAGAAAAGAATTTTATGTTTTGTTTTCCTCTCGTTTTTTTCGATCTCAGTATTTTCTCAATCTGAGAATTCAGGTTCTCGCCTGGAAAAGATTCTCTCGAAAAAAGAAATCGTAGTCGGCGTTAATAAACAATATGAACCGTTTTATATCGAGAATCCGAAAGACGGTTATCCGGGAGTGGATGCGGAACTTGCCAAACTCTACGCAGATTATCTTGGTGTTTCTTTAAAGCTGGTCCCTCTCAAAACCTTTCGTCAATTTTCAGAGGATATTCGATCAGGTAAAATCGACCTTGCGCTTGCCGGGATGTCCACGGATTTAAATCGAGGTAAACAAGTTACTTTTTCGGATCCGTATCTCGTTACTACGCCGGCGGGATTGGTTAGTAAAAAAATTCTTCCTCCCGAACCGGAAGGCAACATCGTAACATCTCGCCGATTTATGAGTCTGGGCGATCTTTCGACGCTAAGTGGGCTTGTGAGTTTTTCCGTACGATCGAATACTACCAATCATATTTATCTGCAAAAAAAGTATGCAAAGCTTCCGATTTATAGTTATCTTTCCGATTCTATCGCAATCGATAATCTCCTCAGCAATAACGTAACTTGTTTCGTGGCGGACAGTTTTTTTATTCTCACCTTACTTCAAAAGAACCCCTCATTAAAAGCGAACTATCTTCCTCTTTTAGGAACCGTTCAGGAAGAATATATCAGCGCGGCTCTTCCGCAGAATGATTTGATTTTTGTGGATAATTTGAACTTCTTTATAAAGGAATTAAAACGAACCGGTGTTTTGGAAGAGTTGAGAAGCCGATATTTTAATCAGAATAACTGGGTAAAATGA
- the recR gene encoding recombination mediator RecR — translation MANHLLDEMVEALSSLPGIGRKSAFRISFHLLRLEQGLFNQFIHQLADTKSRIQFCQRCGSYSETPICDICTSEKRDSHTFCVVEQPEDIFFIENTREFQGKYHVLNGVISPLEGIGPRDLRIKELLERIEPEQVKEVLIATNPTLEGDATADYLANQLKPLSVNVTRIAYGITVGGSIELSDQYTLGRAIRSRLQL, via the coding sequence TTGGCTAATCATCTGCTTGACGAGATGGTGGAAGCTTTATCTTCGCTTCCTGGAATTGGAAGAAAGAGTGCCTTTCGTATCAGCTTTCATCTATTAAGACTTGAGCAAGGTCTCTTCAATCAATTCATTCATCAACTTGCGGATACGAAGAGTAGAATTCAGTTTTGTCAACGTTGCGGATCCTATTCCGAAACGCCGATCTGTGATATCTGCACTTCTGAAAAACGGGATTCTCATACCTTTTGTGTCGTTGAACAACCGGAAGATATTTTTTTCATTGAAAATACGCGAGAGTTTCAAGGGAAGTATCACGTTCTAAACGGAGTCATTTCTCCTTTGGAAGGAATCGGGCCTCGTGATCTTCGAATCAAAGAATTATTGGAACGGATCGAACCAGAACAAGTTAAAGAAGTATTGATCGCGACCAATCCGACTTTGGAAGGAGACGCGACAGCGGATTATCTGGCAAACCAACTCAAACCACTTTCGGTCAACGTCACTCGAATTGCTTACGGAATCACGGTAGGCGGTTCCATCGAACTTTCCGACCAATATACGTTAGGTAGGGCGATTCGATCTAGACTGCAACTTTAG
- a CDS encoding YbaB/EbfC family nucleoid-associated protein translates to MFDKIKNFSEILSNMGAFREKMEEVKKRVSAIRVTGDAGAGMVTVTATGEGLITNVFINKQLFDADDNKMLEDLVLAATNDALKKAREATAYEFQSASGGLDLSEISKMFGGNLG, encoded by the coding sequence ATGTTTGATAAAATAAAAAACTTTTCCGAGATTCTTTCCAACATGGGCGCGTTCCGCGAAAAGATGGAAGAAGTCAAAAAGCGCGTTTCCGCAATTCGTGTCACAGGCGATGCTGGAGCAGGAATGGTGACCGTTACAGCAACCGGAGAAGGTTTGATTACGAATGTCTTTATCAACAAACAGCTGTTCGACGCCGACGACAATAAGATGCTCGAAGACCTCGTTTTAGCGGCAACGAACGACGCGCTAAAGAAAGCGAGAGAAGCAACGGCTTACGAATTTCAATCGGCATCGGGCGGTTTGGATCTTTCGGAAATTTCTAAAATGTTCGGTGGAAATCTTGGCTAA
- the dnaX gene encoding DNA polymerase III subunit gamma/tau — translation MAGTHEVLSRKYRPQRFRDVIHQDLAIGALQNALKSGKIGHAYIFFGPRGVGKTTIARILAKRLNCQNPIDNEPCNECSSCTEITRGISSDVLEIDAASNRGIENIRELRDNVKFAPMGGKYKVYIIDEVHMLTDQSFNALLKTLEEPPSHIVFVLATTEFHKIPETILSRCQDFIFKKVPLSVLQDYSEKLCKIENVQYDQEGLFWIAKKGDGSVRDMLSFMEQAIVFTDSKLIGVAIRKMIGYHGIEFLTSFIKSLIDPDNHTRALEILETLYQEGQDIYKFLWDSIEFTHTLNLIRDSLADPESVNFPKEDLIKMKSDFETIDTSKLNFLSGKLFELYERIKTIRLRNSFEIKVFTEIQIKKLVEELTYPSLAGLVDRINHLILMVQNSKNNAPEPIQMSSVQKDVSDAEASKKKGESLSQSLESQIESNFRDAEEALSNPELPKPTENPGVIPQKFDTSTEIKKKFLGTEVDRSKFPKLDS, via the coding sequence ATGGCAGGAACTCACGAAGTCCTTTCCCGGAAGTATCGCCCGCAGAGATTTCGGGACGTAATCCATCAAGACCTTGCCATAGGCGCTCTTCAGAACGCTCTTAAATCCGGAAAAATTGGCCACGCTTACATTTTTTTTGGGCCACGCGGTGTTGGTAAAACAACAATCGCCAGAATTCTAGCAAAACGCCTCAACTGTCAAAATCCGATCGATAACGAACCTTGCAATGAATGCAGTTCTTGTACTGAAATCACTCGCGGAATATCAAGCGACGTTTTAGAAATAGACGCGGCCAGTAACCGCGGAATCGAAAACATTCGCGAACTCAGAGACAATGTAAAGTTCGCACCCATGGGTGGGAAATATAAGGTTTACATTATAGACGAGGTCCATATGTTAACGGACCAGTCTTTCAATGCACTTCTCAAAACTTTAGAGGAACCACCTTCTCATATCGTATTCGTTCTTGCTACGACTGAATTTCATAAAATTCCAGAAACGATTCTTTCCCGTTGCCAGGACTTCATTTTCAAAAAAGTTCCTCTTTCCGTACTGCAGGACTACTCCGAAAAACTTTGCAAGATAGAAAACGTTCAATATGATCAGGAAGGTCTTTTTTGGATTGCGAAGAAAGGAGACGGCTCCGTAAGAGATATGCTTTCCTTTATGGAACAAGCGATCGTTTTTACGGATTCAAAATTGATCGGCGTTGCGATCCGAAAGATGATCGGATATCACGGCATTGAATTTTTAACTTCGTTTATCAAAAGTTTGATCGATCCCGACAATCATACTCGCGCATTGGAAATTCTGGAGACGCTCTATCAAGAAGGGCAGGACATTTATAAATTTCTTTGGGATTCAATAGAATTTACGCACACCCTGAATTTGATTCGTGATTCGCTTGCTGATCCGGAATCTGTCAATTTTCCAAAAGAAGATTTGATCAAGATGAAATCGGATTTCGAAACGATAGATACTTCGAAGTTGAATTTTCTTTCCGGGAAACTTTTTGAGCTCTATGAAAGAATCAAAACGATTCGTCTTCGGAATTCATTTGAAATCAAGGTTTTTACCGAGATTCAGATCAAAAAACTCGTTGAAGAACTTACCTATCCGAGTTTGGCGGGTCTCGTTGATAGAATCAATCACCTGATTCTGATGGTTCAAAATTCTAAAAATAATGCACCGGAACCGATACAAATGAGCTCCGTTCAAAAGGATGTATCCGATGCAGAAGCCTCAAAAAAAAAAGGTGAATCCCTTTCTCAGTCCTTAGAATCTCAGATCGAGTCTAACTTTAGAGACGCGGAAGAAGCTCTTTCAAATCCAGAGCTTCCAAAGCCGACCGAAAATCCGGGGGTGATTCCCCAGAAGTTTGATACCAGCACTGAAATCAAAAAGAAATTTCTGGGTACGGAAGTGGATCGTAGCAAATTTCCAAAGTTGGATTCTTAA
- a CDS encoding nucleoside deaminase: protein MDPFPNHKILPDFLSRMESLISHGGEEIPSFTRIYKHEELIAESFNEVEKNSDSSFHSEILCLREAKEKIGTRYLSDCLLITSLEPCLMCAGTILLSRIPKVIYLLPAKQGEGISSLSIETIYSRNFFPELICIPAEISKDAFKSFFKARRKKFN, encoded by the coding sequence ATGGATCCTTTCCCAAATCATAAGATTCTTCCCGATTTCTTGAGCAGAATGGAAAGTCTCATTTCACATGGTGGCGAAGAAATTCCTAGTTTTACGAGGATCTACAAGCACGAAGAGTTAATCGCCGAATCATTTAACGAAGTTGAAAAGAATTCCGATTCTTCTTTTCACAGTGAAATACTTTGTTTGAGAGAGGCAAAAGAGAAAATCGGAACGCGTTATCTTTCAGATTGTTTGCTGATTACTTCTCTAGAACCATGCTTGATGTGTGCTGGCACGATTCTTCTTTCAAGAATTCCCAAAGTCATCTACCTCCTTCCCGCAAAACAAGGAGAAGGAATTTCTTCCTTAAGCATTGAAACCATCTACTCTCGAAATTTTTTCCCAGAGTTGATTTGTATTCCCGCAGAGATTTCGAAAGATGCGTTCAAATCGTTTTTCAAGGCCAGACGAAAGAAATTCAATTGA
- a CDS encoding anti-sigma factor antagonist (This anti-anti-sigma factor, or anti-sigma factor antagonist, belongs to a family that includes characterized members SpoIIAA, RsbV, RsfA, and RsfB.), producing the protein MILSAKFLHNAVSENRNNSVLIRLNSPTGAANPDRRPIVLGLAIDRSWSMKGEKLEAVIQSASSLVNWLTRRDFLSVIAYAEDIHVIQPIVQLVEKSSIINRIHTIQPGTSTNLSGGWLHTLRGLELFSDSTVYKRAILLTDGNPTQGITDPLDLIQIAGDHYKKGISTTVIGFGDDFNEILLKDIADAGGGNFYYIESPEATGDIFFREFGDIGSLYAQSIETKVQFGSDVEFLELLSDIPYYTELDPEQSSRTKAIVLQCGDMRADDIRNIVLKVRTHPENLIHNADKESGISVASSFYNLSEKMKLEKVSFQLNPDWKSTSIKEDADVIVESIVAKSGKMLKKASSLIKEGSLEDASKVLTSLIKDVDNQLDLAPDVMGSLKSRLEALEAKIKENSKTAGKHLMAGAYDIQYRTIDPISEEVEYHDHIFVYKSVGDIDLYKCPELKSNVQEKMLEGYRFVIINLKSSSYIDSSAIGTLIQISGWLKRRGGELIVSDLRDSVKKVFSITRLESHIRVAETEEAARLIVSDVIQERSL; encoded by the coding sequence ATGATTCTCTCCGCGAAGTTTTTACATAACGCAGTTTCGGAAAACAGGAATAATTCTGTTTTAATTCGACTCAATTCTCCAACCGGGGCCGCGAATCCGGATCGAAGACCGATTGTTCTGGGTTTGGCGATCGATCGAAGTTGGTCGATGAAAGGCGAAAAGTTGGAAGCGGTGATTCAATCCGCTTCATCTTTGGTCAACTGGTTGACTCGAAGAGATTTTCTTTCGGTGATCGCCTATGCGGAAGATATTCACGTTATACAACCGATCGTTCAACTGGTCGAAAAGTCTTCGATCATAAATCGTATTCATACGATTCAACCTGGAACTTCCACGAATCTATCCGGCGGTTGGCTTCATACTCTGAGAGGACTCGAATTATTTTCCGATTCTACCGTTTACAAAAGAGCGATATTGCTTACGGACGGAAATCCTACGCAAGGAATTACGGACCCTTTGGATCTGATTCAAATCGCAGGAGATCATTACAAAAAAGGAATCTCAACAACTGTGATCGGTTTCGGAGACGACTTTAACGAAATTCTTTTGAAGGACATCGCTGATGCTGGCGGCGGTAATTTTTATTATATCGAAAGTCCGGAAGCAACGGGCGATATATTCTTCAGAGAATTCGGTGATATCGGTTCCTTATACGCTCAATCGATTGAAACAAAAGTCCAATTCGGAAGCGATGTGGAATTTTTAGAATTGTTAAGCGACATTCCATATTATACCGAATTGGATCCGGAACAGTCCAGTAGAACGAAAGCGATCGTTCTGCAATGTGGAGATATGCGGGCAGATGATATTCGTAATATCGTATTAAAAGTCAGAACACATCCTGAAAATCTAATACACAATGCGGACAAAGAATCGGGTATTTCCGTTGCGAGTTCGTTTTACAACCTTTCGGAAAAGATGAAATTGGAAAAAGTTTCCTTTCAACTGAATCCGGATTGGAAATCCACTTCGATCAAAGAAGACGCTGATGTAATCGTGGAATCCATCGTCGCAAAGTCGGGAAAAATGCTTAAAAAAGCAAGTTCGCTTATCAAAGAAGGGTCGCTGGAGGATGCGTCGAAAGTGCTTACATCTTTGATAAAGGACGTAGACAATCAATTGGATCTTGCGCCGGATGTGATGGGATCTCTCAAATCCCGTTTGGAAGCCTTAGAAGCGAAAATCAAGGAAAATTCGAAAACCGCAGGAAAACATCTTATGGCCGGCGCGTACGATATCCAATATCGGACGATTGATCCGATTTCTGAGGAAGTGGAATATCACGATCATATCTTCGTCTACAAATCCGTTGGAGATATCGATTTATACAAGTGTCCCGAGTTAAAATCGAACGTTCAGGAAAAAATGTTAGAAGGATATCGTTTTGTAATCATCAATCTGAAGTCTTCCTCTTATATCGATTCTTCAGCGATTGGAACGCTGATACAGATTTCGGGTTGGTTGAAAAGAAGAGGCGGAGAATTGATCGTTTCCGATCTGAGAGATTCAGTAAAAAAAGTTTTTTCGATCACTCGCTTGGAGAGTCATATTCGTGTCGCGGAGACGGAAGAAGCCGCACGTTTGATTGTCAGCGATGTCATTCAAGAAAGAAGTCTCTGA
- a CDS encoding transcriptional coactivator p15/PC4 family protein, translating to MGVIRDVDKGRGEVIRVEVSEYKGTKYLNLRVWYTDKDGEKKPTQKGIAIPPELYDEIREAVIEAESEVKGN from the coding sequence ATGGGTGTAATCCGTGATGTAGACAAAGGGCGAGGAGAAGTGATTCGTGTTGAAGTTTCCGAATACAAAGGAACAAAGTATCTCAATCTCCGCGTCTGGTATACGGACAAAGACGGCGAAAAAAAACCCACTCAAAAAGGAATCGCCATTCCTCCCGAACTTTACGACGAAATTCGCGAAGCAGTAATCGAAGCGGAAAGCGAGGTAAAAGGAAACTAA